From Paenibacillus sp. PK3_47, the proteins below share one genomic window:
- a CDS encoding non-ribosomal peptide synthetase has protein sequence MSTLTEVLSSFTAEDPAGITFIDGDQKEETMTYAELYSKAGNVLARLQGIGMKPRDELVIQLRDNRSILIVFWACLLGRMIPVPLSVGDNDEHKLKLFKVWGILNRPFLAADSGVLDKLMAFGEKRQEENTADEMAGRVLLSEELLNEEVLQGRIEAATPDDIAFIQFSSGSTGEPKGVVLTHENVMTNVRAIASGGKWETEERILCWMPLTHDMGLIGCHLSPLVKRMHQFHMPTALFIRRPSLWMKKASQHKVAILQSPNFGYKFFLNYFKPAMAEDWDLSTVRQMMNGAEPISYSVCEMFLDAVEPYGFRRTAMFPVYGLAEATVGVSFSEPGESIVPLYFNRSRLNIGEPVEELEQGHADGICFVDVGHPIDDCLLRICDDLDAEVQEGVIGHIQISGKNVMSGYYNNPQATQRAKTADGWIKTGDLGLIYHGKLIVTGRSKDIIFSNGLNYYPHDIERVAEEVDGIEMGKVAACSAYNNDKKREELLLFVLFKRKNEEFTEVARSARLHILEQMNLTVDEVIPVRSLPKTTSGKIQRYKLGQSYSSGEFDAIKAELETAGSLEAMAGLPGEYNVTEQMLLTICREVLQHDNIGVDDLFFEAGIDSLKIKQFVAKAEDFVPGGLHATDLFTYPSVSQLARAIDSMRFAEFSALVMPQSWLADAGAYQFEREAVQFTIEGNSLLKLSEYSIRNRIEASSVIMAGLAFLLSKVTGSQEIVIPAMLHSEDYIENVRIRPAEAESLEALYRMIQEKTSRKSEVPVQALEHISSHGHPGKAVPVVCRAEYAARNARYLERQDLLFILNEKMTGITVNCQFNRIKLRSDKIRELAHNFNKWISLAVIEQSSVNGAVVQ, from the coding sequence ATGTCAACATTAACCGAAGTACTGTCATCATTCACAGCAGAAGATCCAGCAGGCATTACCTTTATCGACGGCGATCAAAAAGAAGAGACGATGACCTATGCAGAATTGTACTCCAAGGCTGGAAATGTCCTTGCCCGTCTGCAGGGAATCGGGATGAAGCCAAGGGATGAACTGGTCATTCAGCTCCGCGACAACCGCAGTATCCTGATCGTGTTCTGGGCTTGTCTGCTGGGGCGTATGATTCCGGTGCCGCTGAGTGTAGGCGATAATGACGAGCATAAGCTTAAACTGTTTAAAGTATGGGGCATCCTGAACCGTCCCTTCCTGGCTGCGGACAGCGGTGTCCTGGACAAGCTGATGGCTTTTGGCGAAAAAAGGCAGGAAGAGAATACCGCAGACGAAATGGCGGGAAGGGTGCTGCTGTCTGAAGAGCTCCTGAACGAAGAGGTGCTGCAGGGAAGGATTGAAGCCGCAACACCGGACGACATTGCTTTTATCCAGTTTTCTTCCGGTTCTACAGGCGAGCCTAAGGGTGTGGTGCTTACCCATGAGAATGTAATGACCAATGTGCGAGCTATTGCCAGCGGCGGTAAGTGGGAGACTGAGGAAAGAATTTTGTGCTGGATGCCGCTGACCCATGATATGGGGCTGATCGGGTGCCACCTGTCCCCTCTGGTCAAACGGATGCACCAGTTCCATATGCCTACGGCCCTGTTTATCCGCAGACCTTCCTTATGGATGAAAAAAGCCTCTCAGCATAAGGTTGCAATACTGCAGTCGCCCAATTTTGGATATAAGTTTTTTCTGAATTACTTTAAGCCGGCTATGGCGGAGGATTGGGACCTGTCAACGGTACGGCAGATGATGAACGGTGCAGAGCCTATTTCTTATTCCGTATGCGAGATGTTTCTGGATGCGGTGGAACCCTACGGGTTCAGGCGCACTGCCATGTTTCCGGTATACGGACTCGCCGAGGCGACTGTGGGAGTCAGTTTTTCGGAGCCTGGAGAGAGCATCGTTCCGCTGTATTTTAACCGGAGCCGTCTGAATATCGGGGAGCCTGTAGAAGAGCTGGAGCAGGGTCATGCTGACGGAATCTGTTTTGTGGACGTCGGACATCCCATCGATGATTGCCTTCTGCGTATTTGTGATGATCTGGATGCCGAGGTTCAGGAAGGTGTAATCGGGCATATCCAGATCAGCGGTAAAAATGTCATGTCCGGCTACTATAATAATCCCCAGGCGACCCAGCGTGCCAAAACAGCAGACGGATGGATCAAAACAGGGGATCTGGGGCTCATCTATCACGGCAAGCTGATTGTAACAGGAAGAAGCAAGGATATTATTTTCAGCAATGGACTTAACTATTACCCTCATGATATTGAACGGGTTGCCGAGGAAGTTGACGGGATCGAGATGGGCAAAGTAGCTGCATGCAGTGCGTATAACAACGATAAAAAGCGTGAAGAGCTGCTGCTGTTCGTCTTGTTCAAGAGAAAAAATGAAGAATTCACTGAAGTTGCCCGTTCAGCCCGGCTGCACATTCTGGAACAGATGAATCTGACTGTTGACGAAGTGATTCCGGTGCGCAGTCTTCCCAAGACGACCAGCGGCAAAATTCAAAGATACAAGCTGGGGCAATCTTACAGCTCAGGAGAATTTGATGCCATCAAAGCGGAACTGGAAACGGCAGGCAGTCTGGAAGCCATGGCAGGTCTCCCTGGAGAATACAACGTAACGGAACAGATGCTGCTGACGATTTGCCGGGAAGTGCTCCAGCATGACAACATTGGCGTGGATGATCTCTTTTTCGAGGCAGGTATTGATTCCCTGAAGATCAAACAGTTCGTTGCAAAAGCCGAAGATTTTGTTCCGGGCGGTCTTCATGCGACAGATTTATTCACCTATCCTTCGGTCTCTCAGCTCGCCAGAGCCATAGACAGCATGCGGTTTGCCGAATTCTCTGCGCTTGTCATGCCTCAGTCCTGGCTCGCGGATGCCGGCGCGTACCAGTTTGAGAGAGAAGCCGTCCAGTTCACAATAGAGGGAAATTCCCTGCTGAAGCTTTCGGAGTATTCCATACGGAACCGCATAGAAGCTTCATCGGTCATTATGGCCGGGCTTGCTTTTCTGTTATCGAAAGTAACAGGTTCACAGGAGATTGTAATACCGGCAATGCTTCATTCGGAGGACTATATTGAGAATGTCCGGATCCGCCCTGCAGAAGCGGAAAGCCTGGAAGCCCTCTACCGTATGATTCAGGAGAAAACCTCACGTAAATCAGAAGTGCCTGTACAGGCACTGGAGCATATCTCTTCCCATGGACATCCCGGTAAGGCCGTTCCCGTTGTATGCAGAGCAGAATATGCGGCACGTAACGCCAGATATCTGGAACGGCAGGATTTGCTGTTTATCCTGAATGAGAAAATGACGGGGATCACTGTGAACTGCCAATTTAACCGGATAAAGCTAAGAAGCGATAAAATACGCGAATTGGCCCACAATTTTAACAAGTGGATCAGCTTGGCCGTTATAGAGCAATCTTCTGTGAACGGGGCTGTTGTCCAATGA
- the fabD gene encoding ACP S-malonyltransferase, which translates to MNTFACLFPGQGSQYSGMGQHCYERYASVRRLYQLADEILGFKLAQLCFKGEIVELTRTSNTQPALLITSLAMFTVFIEEHNRLPDYAAGHSLGEFSALTAAGVLTLEDALRLVRRRGLIMEEGTTAPGAMYAVSGMTRAQIERLLAELPGSSGVKGVDISNDNSPEQVVLSGYADAAAEAAALLEDAGARTVMLNVSAPFHSRIMENAAAQFIEEARQYTYNRPAFPVISNVTAMPYAEGDDVAELLALQMARPVRWRESMQYLHSKGVQGMVEMGPKMVLTGLALKNNPSVHAFALDREADRQGFSDWLGQPDKPGMANAWVAGFVTCCLTEAVCTQNHNRNEEEYRTGVLAPYHQLMEIVNSYDQGKASGDPADASEALRLLKQILHAKKVPEYEQSISICAVLETSQKEVPI; encoded by the coding sequence ATGAACACCTTCGCCTGTTTATTTCCCGGGCAGGGATCGCAGTACAGCGGAATGGGGCAGCATTGCTATGAACGCTATGCTTCGGTCCGCAGGCTTTATCAATTGGCCGATGAAATATTAGGCTTCAAGCTTGCACAGCTGTGCTTTAAGGGAGAGATCGTGGAGCTGACCCGCACCTCCAATACACAGCCGGCTCTGCTCATAACCAGCCTGGCGATGTTTACAGTGTTCATAGAAGAGCATAACCGGCTTCCTGACTATGCTGCAGGGCACAGTCTCGGCGAGTTCTCGGCATTGACTGCTGCAGGCGTTCTTACGCTGGAAGATGCCCTGCGGCTGGTCCGCAGAAGAGGTCTGATTATGGAAGAAGGAACGACAGCCCCGGGAGCGATGTACGCGGTCAGCGGAATGACAAGAGCGCAGATCGAGCGTTTGCTCGCTGAGCTGCCAGGGAGCTCCGGAGTGAAGGGAGTGGATATTTCCAATGATAATTCCCCGGAGCAGGTTGTCTTGTCAGGCTATGCTGATGCGGCAGCAGAGGCGGCCGCCCTGCTTGAAGATGCCGGAGCCAGGACAGTCATGCTAAATGTAAGTGCACCGTTTCACAGCCGGATTATGGAGAATGCAGCTGCACAGTTCATAGAAGAAGCGCGGCAATATACGTATAACCGGCCAGCTTTTCCTGTGATAAGTAATGTAACGGCAATGCCTTATGCAGAAGGGGACGATGTTGCGGAGCTGCTGGCTTTACAAATGGCCAGACCGGTCCGCTGGCGGGAATCCATGCAGTATCTGCACAGTAAAGGTGTACAGGGAATGGTTGAGATGGGTCCGAAGATGGTATTAACCGGACTTGCCCTGAAAAATAATCCATCTGTTCATGCGTTTGCGCTGGACCGGGAGGCAGACCGTCAAGGCTTCAGCGATTGGCTGGGACAGCCGGACAAACCTGGTATGGCGAATGCCTGGGTTGCCGGTTTTGTGACATGCTGTCTGACGGAAGCGGTCTGTACGCAAAATCATAACCGCAACGAGGAGGAATACCGGACTGGTGTTCTTGCCCCATATCATCAGCTGATGGAAATCGTGAACTCGTATGACCAGGGAAAAGCTTCAGGTGACCCTGCTGATGCCTCTGAAGCGCTCCGGCTGTTAAAACAGATTCTACATGCCAAAAAAGTCCCGGAATACGAGCAGTCCATCAGTATCTGTGCCGTATTGGAGACCTCCCAAAAAGAAGTTCCCATATAA
- a CDS encoding condensation domain-containing protein: MDDLFSNFIYEELGDNADYTAGDRPEISKRDIAIIGMAVKLPGAENLDAFWQLCAEGRDCIGAFPESRKKDTDAYLDYMGISPHPYLDGAYLDNISGFDYSFFNLSPKEASLMNPCQRLFLEKSWEAIENAGYGGDRISGSRTGVYVGYIGDMEGYRYRSMVQDAEKGLNPIAVPGNLASIIPGRISYLLDLRGPSMLVDTACSSSLVAVHLACESIRSGKCDMALAGGIKLYILPLNEGVRIGIESSDGRTRSFDDQSDGTGIGEGAGVVLLKPLYRALEDGDNIHAVIKGSAVNQDGKSAGITAPRTTAQTELLIDAWMDAGIDPGRIAYLEAHGTGTRLGDPVEIEGITQAFNKYTQRKQFCAIGSVKSNLGHLYEAAGIIGLIKSALAMKHRQLPPSIHFTRPNREIRFEQSPVFLNNRLREWPDEHYPRLSGVSSFGFNGTNCHVVLEEAPAAQPGEPSNDALNLLALSAKSMSSLRRLAGRYLSFLATHPMADLRDLCYTANTGRGHYACRLILMAESLPEVSDKLEKLTHSSDWSGLGPGIFFSGQDNDNPDNSTSPGQDLYSKKLQHICESYIRGIEVNWDLLYRQESRKRVELPAYPFDPRTCWPEFTGSNLEGRSLGQGTDGRQIVLTGRPEGETYSRMEETVGKIWGETLGYKELNIHHSLFSLGADSIAILRLANRMSEELRIELPFAQLIANPTIAHCSAQMEAFPPPGNGLINGEPSGFASIPHVEDKAWYAASAAQERMYALSQLVEGSTVYHVTGAVDFSVSLDMDKLNAVFRELIERHEILRTSFRVVHGKPVQYVHEPGTLAFALEEYPVIQEHEITAVAERFVRPFELGKAPLFRVAAVHFPEDRTVLIVDMHHIITDGTSMETLTREIGLLYAGNRLKPLKHQYKDYSSWQQNNRNTAGYRGQEKYWLQEFAEMPQVLELNPDVKRPAVQSFQGAEITFTFDRELTEQIKNLARRLDCTVFMILLATLNVLLAKQSGQSEIVIGCPVSGREHPDLAGMLGLMVNTIAIKNIIGRDDSFASLAEKTRIKTLQAYSNQAYQFDDLVDKVMVHRNPGASPVFTVMFVLQNMPVIQLGNVQSRPFKLNKTSEMFDLSFVAAEADNEICFSLTYATSLFTRPAIGKMADRYRKMVEQMIAGPEILLEHIEFMSAEEADRYNRNSAGADVIEADFAF, encoded by the coding sequence ATGGACGACTTGTTCTCAAATTTTATATACGAGGAACTGGGAGACAACGCGGATTATACAGCGGGGGATCGGCCGGAGATCAGCAAACGGGACATTGCTATTATCGGGATGGCGGTCAAGCTTCCGGGAGCCGAAAATCTGGACGCGTTCTGGCAGCTGTGTGCGGAAGGACGGGACTGCATCGGAGCCTTTCCGGAATCGCGGAAAAAAGATACTGACGCCTATCTTGATTATATGGGCATTTCACCGCACCCGTATCTGGACGGAGCTTATCTGGATAATATATCGGGCTTTGATTACTCCTTTTTCAACCTTTCGCCCAAAGAAGCCAGCCTGATGAATCCCTGCCAGCGGCTGTTTCTCGAAAAATCATGGGAAGCAATTGAGAATGCCGGGTACGGCGGAGACCGGATATCCGGCTCCCGGACAGGAGTATATGTCGGGTACATTGGCGACATGGAGGGTTACCGGTACAGATCCATGGTCCAGGATGCGGAGAAGGGCCTGAATCCGATTGCTGTTCCCGGAAATCTGGCTTCTATTATTCCCGGCCGGATCTCTTATCTTCTGGACTTGCGCGGCCCGAGTATGCTGGTGGATACTGCCTGCTCCTCCTCGCTGGTGGCCGTTCATCTGGCCTGTGAAAGCATCCGCAGCGGGAAGTGCGATATGGCGCTGGCCGGAGGGATCAAATTGTACATTTTACCGTTAAATGAAGGGGTACGCATCGGAATAGAATCTTCGGATGGCCGCACCCGTTCATTTGACGACCAGTCGGACGGTACAGGGATTGGCGAAGGGGCGGGCGTAGTTCTTCTGAAGCCGCTGTACCGCGCACTTGAGGACGGGGACAACATTCATGCCGTTATCAAGGGAAGTGCCGTCAATCAGGACGGAAAATCCGCCGGCATTACTGCACCGAGAACGACAGCGCAAACAGAGCTGCTCATTGATGCATGGATGGATGCGGGGATCGATCCGGGCCGCATCGCTTATCTGGAGGCCCATGGAACAGGGACCCGGCTCGGAGATCCGGTTGAAATTGAGGGTATTACTCAAGCGTTCAACAAGTATACGCAGCGTAAGCAATTCTGTGCAATCGGCTCTGTGAAGTCCAATCTGGGACATCTGTATGAAGCGGCAGGAATCATCGGATTGATTAAATCTGCTCTTGCCATGAAACATCGTCAGCTGCCCCCCAGTATTCATTTCACCCGCCCTAACCGTGAAATCCGTTTTGAACAGTCACCGGTATTTCTGAACAACAGGCTGCGGGAATGGCCTGATGAGCACTATCCGCGGTTGTCCGGAGTCAGTTCTTTCGGATTCAACGGTACAAATTGCCATGTAGTGCTTGAAGAAGCACCGGCAGCCCAACCCGGGGAGCCTTCAAACGATGCACTGAATCTGCTGGCCCTTTCTGCCAAAAGCATGTCTTCGCTCAGAAGGCTGGCTGGACGTTACCTTTCTTTCCTGGCCACACATCCTATGGCAGATCTGCGGGATCTCTGTTACACGGCCAATACAGGACGCGGGCACTATGCCTGCCGGCTGATTTTGATGGCCGAAAGCCTTCCGGAAGTATCTGACAAGCTGGAGAAACTGACACACAGCAGCGATTGGAGCGGACTGGGCCCAGGCATCTTTTTCAGCGGACAGGATAATGACAACCCGGATAACAGCACAAGTCCGGGGCAGGACCTGTACTCCAAAAAGCTGCAGCACATTTGTGAATCCTATATCCGGGGCATCGAGGTTAATTGGGATCTGCTCTACCGCCAGGAGTCAAGAAAAAGAGTGGAGCTGCCCGCCTATCCGTTTGATCCCCGGACTTGCTGGCCGGAGTTTACAGGAAGTAACCTAGAAGGCCGTTCTCTTGGGCAGGGGACTGACGGGCGGCAGATCGTGTTAACCGGCAGGCCGGAAGGGGAGACGTATTCCCGGATGGAAGAGACAGTCGGAAAAATCTGGGGAGAGACGCTCGGATATAAGGAATTAAATATTCACCACAGCCTGTTTTCTCTAGGGGCGGATTCAATTGCTATTCTCCGGCTGGCCAACCGGATGAGTGAGGAGCTGCGCATAGAGCTGCCCTTCGCGCAGTTGATTGCCAATCCTACCATCGCACATTGTTCGGCACAGATGGAGGCCTTTCCTCCTCCGGGGAATGGATTGATAAACGGTGAACCAAGCGGGTTTGCCTCCATTCCTCATGTGGAAGACAAAGCCTGGTATGCGGCTTCGGCGGCTCAGGAGCGGATGTACGCCCTTAGTCAGCTTGTAGAGGGGAGCACGGTGTATCATGTGACAGGCGCGGTAGATTTTTCAGTAAGCCTGGACATGGACAAGCTGAACGCTGTCTTCCGGGAACTGATTGAACGGCATGAAATTCTCAGAACTTCTTTCCGGGTGGTTCACGGAAAGCCGGTTCAATATGTCCACGAGCCTGGCACCCTGGCCTTTGCACTGGAAGAGTATCCAGTCATTCAGGAACATGAAATAACGGCGGTCGCTGAACGATTTGTAAGACCTTTTGAACTGGGGAAGGCGCCGCTGTTCAGGGTGGCGGCTGTACATTTTCCGGAGGACCGTACCGTGCTGATCGTAGACATGCACCATATTATTACGGATGGCACCTCAATGGAGACCCTGACCAGGGAAATCGGCCTGCTCTATGCGGGGAACAGGCTGAAACCCCTGAAGCATCAGTATAAGGATTACTCCAGCTGGCAGCAGAACAACAGGAACACTGCCGGTTACAGGGGGCAAGAGAAGTATTGGCTGCAGGAGTTCGCTGAAATGCCGCAGGTACTGGAGCTCAATCCGGATGTCAAAAGGCCGGCTGTCCAAAGCTTTCAGGGAGCGGAAATTACCTTCACTTTTGACCGGGAGCTTACGGAACAGATCAAGAATCTGGCCCGCCGCCTGGATTGCACAGTGTTCATGATTTTACTGGCTACGCTTAATGTTCTGCTCGCTAAGCAAAGCGGTCAGAGCGAAATCGTTATCGGATGTCCCGTCTCCGGCCGTGAGCATCCGGATCTGGCGGGAATGCTCGGTCTGATGGTTAACACCATTGCCATCAAGAACATCATCGGAAGGGACGACAGCTTTGCCAGCCTGGCCGAAAAAACACGCATCAAAACACTGCAGGCCTACAGCAATCAGGCGTATCAGTTCGATGATCTGGTCGACAAGGTCATGGTACATAGAAATCCGGGTGCGTCCCCGGTTTTCACAGTTATGTTCGTGCTGCAAAACATGCCTGTCATTCAGCTAGGGAATGTTCAGTCCCGGCCGTTCAAGCTGAACAAAACCTCAGAAATGTTCGATCTGTCCTTTGTTGCGGCAGAAGCCGATAATGAAATCTGCTTCAGTCTGACCTATGCAACCAGTTTGTTCACCCGGCCGGCAATCGGTAAGATGGCGGACAGATACCGGAAGATGGTGGAGCAGATGATAGCTGGACCGGAGATTCTTTTGGAGCATATTGAGTTTATGTCGGCCGAAGAGGCAGACCGCTATAACCGGAATTCCGCCGGCGCTGATGTGATTGAGGCCGATTTTGCATTCTAA